In Malassezia restricta chromosome VII, complete sequence, the sequence acggcagcagcgccgcccatgtcggCACGCATGAGATCCATGCCAGCACTGGGCTTCAGACTCGTGCCACCCGTATCAAACGTGATACCCTTGCCGACCAGAGCCAGGGGGGCGGCCTTGGCATCAGGAGCGCCATGGTACTGGATTTCGACAAACTTGCATGGCTGCTCGGAACCTTGTGCCACTGAGAGGAACAAATTCATGTTTTGCTCGCGCGCCCAGTCTGCATCATGTACCACGACTTTGGTGTGGGGTACGTGTTTGAAAGCATCCATAATACGATGAGCGAAAATCGTGGGCGTCAAGAGGTTGGCAGGCGTTTCTTGCAGTTCGCGCGACCAGTTCtgagcgcgcgcgtacACCTCACCCGTGTACCAGCTCAAAGGTGTGGCAGAAGAAGCCAGTTCGTCGCCGTCATCACGCAGCGACTTTTTTTGTTCGCTCGAAACAGGGCCATGGATGGGCACAGCCTCGATGTGACGACCACCCTGCTTTTCAAGCGGCAGGCTCCAGGCAGGCGCGGAGCCGCGTGTCTTGAAGTGGTTCACGTTCCACAAGCCAAGCGTCGCTCCCACGGCAGCGGCGTGGGCACTCGCAAAGGAATCAACCTCAATGCACTGGCCTTCCTCGTTCACCTTGCCCAAGTCGCGCAACGCACGAACACCTTTAGCGGCAGCCAGACGTGTCTCTTCAAGGCGCTCATTGCGAAGAAACACGTTAGCAGACGGCAAGGCATCGGGGCCCGTTTGCGGCGCTCCCGCTTGTTCGCCAGAAGCTACAGCAGCCACCGGATGAAAGGACGACGGGTACAGTACGCGACATTCACCCGGCTTGGCCGCGTTGGCTCGGCTCACCTTCCACTGTGACGCTACTTGTGCAGCCAGTTCAGGGAGGGCGGCCAGGGAAGGAGCTGCGCCCTCCGCATCGATTCGCACCACTTTTCCAAGCAGTCCAGACATTCGCGTATATGAAGCAAGTGCGTGGCACAGGTTGGGGGCTTACATAGAAAGGGGTATATGTGCAAATTTCTATCAAGCCAGGCTTCGATGGAGGAATTGATGCAGCTTGCGCCCAGCTTCGGCCCCGATGAGGGATTGCAAATCGGACAGGGGCGTCTCACACAAAGCCTGGATATTGGGTatgtgctgcgcaaggTAAGCAGCGTTTTTGAGTGTGACGCCGGGCATAGAACAAAGCATTTCATACGGCGTAATATTCAATGAAGCTTCGCGTTGTCCTTGTCGTTGCAGAGAGTCGTCCAGACCAACAGAGGCAGCACGTTCAGGATCCGGGTCATCATAGTTTTGTTTCAGGTCTGCGAATATTTCCACACTAGCATAAGGGGAAGACGACCAAATGATGTGTAAGCGTGGAAAGGTGAGTGTGAGTAGAACAAGTTTGGATTGGACGTCAAGGTCCGAGGGCGTCGATCGTGCCGCTTGTGCACGACCATGCGCTGAACGGACGTCGCCCATGGATTGCCATGTGAATGCGCGGTCCTGGTCAAATTCAATCAGTAAGATCGGGTAGGGGTAGTGCATAGACATAGCCTCGCACTGGGTATACAAGCGGCCTGAATTGAGACTCTGCATCAGATCCGTCAGTGTTTTGCGCTCCACACACATGTCGGATGAAATGACATAGTCACCCACTTGGAGCGTGCAGGGTATCACTTCCATACCGGCAGCATGAAGGAACGATGGTAGACTCGATCGAAACTCGCGCATGTCCACCACCACTCTAGGACGGCGCCCGGATACTAGCCTTTGGCCACCGGCAATGCGCGTGCTCAGCATTCGGACCATGCGTTGATCGGCATCCTCTTCCGCAGGCAATCCATTGGTGGTGAGCGGAATGACCATGGTAGCCTTTTCGCGAATCAGGCGCTCAAATGCGTCCTTTTCGCGACGTAAACCGCCGAGATACATTTGTTCCTCCACGGAATCCACATACAGGAAAAAGTAAATGCGGAGCTCCGATGACAGGCTCTGTGTAGCACGATACAACTCGACCTGCCGCACAAACGAAGCATTCGGG encodes:
- a CDS encoding cytosol aminopeptidase; the protein is MSGLLGKVVRIDAEGAAPSLAALPELAAQVASQWKVSRANAAKPGECRVLYPSSFHPVAAVASGEQAGAPQTGPDALPSANVFLRNERLEETRLAAAKGVRALRDLGKVNEEGQCIEVDSFASAHAAAVGATLGLWNVNHFKTRGSAPAWSLPLEKQGGRHIEAVPIHGPVSSEQKKSLRDDGDELASSATPLSWYTGEVYARAQNWSRELQETPANLLTPTIFAHRIMDAFKHVPHTKVVVHDADWAREQNMNLFLSVAQGSEQPCKFVEIQYHGAPDAKAAPLALVGKGITFDTGGTSLKPSAGMDLMRADMGGAAAVVASTLAMAQLGLPINVVTVTPLTENMPSGRATKPGDIFQARNGLTVLVDNTDAEGRLVLADALSYVTDVYAPHTVIDVATLTGACVMALGDVYSGVFTEAESLWQELKTAGEAEHDLCWRMPLTDRYLPQISKLNADLVNTGGRPAGSCTAAIFLKQFVHGLEDRAKGEAARVRYAHIDIAGSMEAAANTLNDYQSKGLTGRPVRALIEFARRLAFSS